aaaatatttttttttcttattttataagatTAGCAACAAACGATGTAGTATCTAATTAAACAATGTATAATTGGCACATGTAGTTTTTCTCTTCATAAAAAAAgtatctaattttttaaaagtgattaaatTGGTATATGTACTTAACTAAACTACCTTATCAATTTGAcactttctttcaaaaaaataaatttaggggaaaatacattttacccctatGTACTATCCACttatttgtacttttaaccccaatattaaaaaagtgacactttatcccctaaacttttaaattgttgcaattcgactattctgactttttttccaaaatgcccccccATCCCacgttaaaataaataaataaaaataaaaatacaaattcaaaaattaaggggtggccagccacctgGCCACCCCAGTTGTGAAATTTTAGGAATTCCACACAtttctgttaggatttaacagaaaatcctaacagaaggAAATCAAAGTTTGATACATCAAAATGAGAGACTTTGAACATTGGAGGGATGTTTGCAAAAGATACGGAACTTCATGggtaagtgaaattaccccTTAGATTAATTTGGTGGTGATGCAGGACACTTGGATTGATTTGGTGGTGCGCTTTAACTAAGGTGGGTGTGCATGTATGCTAATGGCtccaataataaattattattggatcaaaatttattatttattattggatcaaaatttattgGTTCAAGCTCTTTAGGTTAAGGTAGGGCCAGAAATGGAATGTAGTTCGATATTATGGTGATTGAAGAATCCGAGGTAAAAAGGAGATCGATTTGTTGAATAGTTGGAATATATACTCACCTATGGGTGGGCATGACTTGTGCTTTACATcgaatatatattaattaaagataaaaGTAAGTGATTTTGATATAATATTCTTAGATCCAAACCCACTTGAATTAAACTTAGTTAATGTAAAGCCTTAATATATTTATtgtgttaaaccctcacgaattatatattcattcTCAACAAAATCATTGTAAAGGGCACGGGGAGttcaaattaaagaaatgttTCTTAATTTCCATTAATTGCGAAGAAATTAAATGTACGTAAGTTGTTGATTGttatagaatatatataatatatgtcatATGATTCCATAATAGGTATATATCCCTTAGCTTATAAGATATTGATTGTAACAACGTGCATGAATGGAATCAAATCATTTTGATTGGTTATAAGCATACTTATATTTATAAGAGTTGGAACAGAATTTGAGTGAGGGGGGaggaaactaaaaaaaaaaaattgagggagaggaaattaatttttgagagcTTTCACTTCTTTGTGCAACATGAGAAGCCACATTGATCATAGACTAAGAAAGAATTTAATTTGAGAATAGACTTCAACTTATCATTTGAGGGGCGAAAAAGTAATTTGGGGGACgaaaaatgaaatattaagGATAATAATggatttaatagtttttttttttttttttttaagatttttaaaaattcttgtGGTACACTCATCATCGCCAAGCATGTATGTGCTTTCACCTGTACTTATCTTTCATCTATCCCAGTGTTTTGTAAACATgtcttttgtattgtaaacatcATAAGAATAAGATCGAACACAATATGTAACCCTAGCTATCACGCTCTTCTATAAAGGGAAGAACCACTCGCAAATCtttgtttccatttttctcttccttccgcttttcaatttaattttctactttattattaatttgttttcatgGTATGAAAGCTGCCAACGGTCTTTGATCCATACTGCATGTCCTGTTCTTTTCAGGGCAGTGCCCTCCCTCTTTGGATTCCTCCCCCGACATCCACTTAGAGaattcattctctctctctctatcgtCTTGCCGACTCTTGCCGACACTATTGTCAATTGACAAAGTTTAAACTCTCTCACCTCAACAACcacaatattaatattattcatatatatccCTGGCCGGACCCTGTtccatgaaaatgaaattaagaAAAGTACTCCATTTACACTTGTCACAGACACATCAACAAGTGGCCCAAGTACTACAAAACCTCTTTAGTCATATGCCCTTAATTATGATCCTCTATTCGCGTACGCCACAAGAGACACGGTATGCATGGGCCGCATGGCACCTTTGGTgggactttctttctttctctctctctctcttatcttttcttttttaaatttttttttaaaaattttttttatgtagtaACAATTTCTAAATTGGGTAAGGATAAAAATAGCGTTAATATCGTttgtcccaaaaatttaagctatacttacaaaaaaaaaaaagggattaaactgatagaaagtcgaaataaatttaatcctttaatcaatacttcaaatatttaattaaaatgagtgATGAATTGATGGAGTTTATATTTAATACTATATAAACAGGGGTGGAACCAGGGTAAgcctaattttttgtttttgttttctttaaaaaaatatatccttAAAAATATTTGCACCCCAAACTTAAAAGTCTAGTTTCGCCTCTCTCTATCTAAATAGATaattgtataatatatataagatgtaACTCATACATCTTTATCTATTTctagctccttttttttttattagttttaacttttgagataagtagtgatttaacaaattATAAGCGAGATTCATAAAAATATCCTATTTTAAACCCGTAATGCTTATAATAAATTCAAGATCATTGACCATCTCCTGTTGTTAAATGGCTGATGACTTTTGGTAGATTATATTTGGCGCTCAATTGAAGGCAGGCCatgcacagagagagagagagagagagagagagagattgagacaTAGGAGATACGTGGAAAGAAAATGCGAGTTGTAGAAGTTACTAGTTTTTGTCGTTAATTAGATGCGGAGAAGAAGCCTTATCCATTATTTGACTAGTTCTAAGTTGGTGTACATCGACTGCATGCCAAAGCTTCTTTGATCATCCACGTGAGTCTGAATAGGGAAAACGTCTGAATAAGGTTGTCTGCTGATggctctcatttttctttttctatttaataaaGTAAtccactttttttatttttcttttatgacgATTTTTGCAATATAAAGGGTTTGATTATTATGGAGCCATGGCGGTGGAACACGTGTACCCTTTACTTTCCTACCAACTATACAAATGCCGGGAATAGTTCATTCTTGAAAATTGACttacaaaagattttttaatttaatttttttttattaatgtttgtGATAATAGTATTATAGGTCTACTGAAATTCCTTCCAATATGTGATGATAATTATTGTCAtgagaaatataaatataaatggaaATAATTATTGGATGGCTACGTGGGTGTAAATGATGGTAGTGGGATAATTAAGAATATTATCTTAATCACTTGTGTATGTCAATGTGTCCCTATGAAtctatgatatttttgtttgaagttCCTTCCTTGGGCACTAAGCAAttatttatcttcatcatggaagAAATTAAAACAGCCCAATAATTTGTGAGCACGAAACACATGAGAATGTACAATTTTGGTCATGCCGACAGGTGCCCTTGTACTTGTGATCGTTAAACATTGCATCAGAGGTGTTCATACTTCATATTCACTTTGGAGGCCAAATgcataaaaccaaaaaagaagaagagtttttCCACGTAGGGTTCATTCCagaagcctctctctctctctctctctctctatctggGGTCACCTTCCCGATCCTTCGCTTTCACGGTCTTCTCAGCATatatttagaaacaaaaaaagaaaagaaaaggtcgAAATGTTTAATTAAGCTTTAAGAAGTAATCTTGACCAGTCAATTGCTGACCCTAATGATGAGACTTGATCAGACGTACGTAAGGAGGACATGCATGATCATATCACAATGGAGATCAAGGCGTGCGATCTGTATAGaggtgacctttttttttttcttttttttttttaagccaattATAAGGAACGGTTGGAGAAGAGGGTGTTTCTTATTTTCGATCGAAAtgaaagagagaatgagaaatcaattaaaaatgtttttaaacgCAATCTATctaacaaatatatacataatagTTTGTACTCCTGGACACTTTACCTACAAGTCTTTCTGCCATGAAAAGAGGGCGAGTGAAAATGAATATCCTAAATAACTTTGAAGCAAAGTTCCAATTAATTGCAAGGATTATATTGATAGCATCACATTCTATGTTACCAAATTCCttaattttacaataaaaatacCTCATCTCTATAGCATTCAGTCCGGAGTTGTTTACTCACTTCttttaagagaattttttttttttttttatcatgtgatagtataaaagtaaaaatatttttaaagaaaatagctTTAATCAGACCATAGTGTAAATGAGGTATTTTACACCTTCTAATAGGAAGTAGATAATTCAgcttaaaacactaaaaattaatataatcattcGCACTAAAtaacttttattcttttaataaaatgttttaCAGACAAAATATCCATTAATAAAACTACTGAATCTGCCATCTTTATTAGTTCTAGAGACTTTGAGATGGATACTGGATAGAGCTTGATAGTGACCCGTGACATGTTCCGAGACTCCAATGTCCCAGAAGGGCCAGCATGACATGTTCCGGCCACCGGCCTACTCTTTCCTCCCAATGCACGGCCTAGAGATCTGATCAAATCTCTTTctccaaataattaaagcaactttttgggtttttttttttcctaaattattattattattattttttgtttcttttaatgcTGAAGAGTCAAGAACATGATGAGGCTCATAAGTGTCAGCTTATATAATACAAAAAACAACAGTACTAAAAGTAcgtaaaattttcattttttcctttaaaaaaaaaatccataatatTTCGCTCCACTATGCAGGATCGAGAGCACTGTGTGTGCTTTTAACCTTTGGAAAAAGGAACACCCAAAGAAGACAACTTTATCCAAAAAGAAAGCAATCTTTTATGGGCTGGAAACGTCTGCATGTTGCGTCAATTGCATATCAATGGAGAAAGCAGAAACCAATACGTGGATGACACCTTGGGCAATACACAGTTTCCATAAATAGTGAAAGGAAAGGAAACCACGTTTTTTTACTCCTCCACCGACAAATATGCTTAATATTATATTCAGTCAAATCTCTAGATATTAACCTTTTTTACTCTCACCAGCAAAATAGGTAAATTACAACCTTTTTTACTATCATCTCTGCGAATATCCACATGAAGTTTGTAGCCGTTGTAGGGGGACAAGGACAATGTAATTAATTGGACTTTGAACGTTCCATACACGTAGAGTTTAATGCAAACATAAATACCACTCAGTTCTGCACAGTAGTTTTGAATGAGAGGGCATGGCCggctttattgaattttaatcactTGTCCGTGGTGGTTTCTCTAAAAAATAATGTAGGAAACACTGACTTCTGGTCAATTAGATCGCATACCAGTTTTTATAGACTTGCTAAGCTAAGTGATTGCttagtaaaaaagaaagatgtgtGATTATTGACTCAAAAAGCTTTCCACTACAAGTCTACAAACAAGTTTTAGGTCAATAATTACATATTCAGTCAAGCAAATATAAAATgaagatgaaatatatatatatatatatcagaatttattatatatatatcagaatttattaaatttcaaTCGAAACCAAATGTTGCCTCTAAGAAGCTATCTCTTCAACAATAACAAATCCGacaaattatttacttttttttttttttttcctcactaAAATGCACACAAAGCCACACTAAGCACCAAAGTAGCCGAGCCCACCAACAAATTTTTAGGATTTATAGTCCATGCAGATGATGGTGACGGCTGCGGTACAGTGTCATTGCCCGATGGAGTTCCCGGCGCATTTGCCGGACTTGAGGGCGCAGTCGTCGGCGACTGAGTTGTCGGTTCTGGCGGAGATGAATACTCAGAGGACGGCGCCGATGACGGAGGTGTAGCAGCCGGAGATGATGATGTTGGTGTCAAAGCTGGGGTGTACGCTTCTGGAGATAGCGCCGGTGGGATTGAAATAGACGGAGTTGTCGCCGCCGGTGGCATAGCCGGAGTGTAGGCTTCTGGAGATAGCGCCGGTGGTATTGAAATCGACGGAGTTGTCGCCGCCGGAGATGGCGATGCCGGGGTGTAGGCTTCTGGAGACAGAGCCGGTGGTATTGAAATCGACGGAGTTGTCGCCGCCGGAGATGGCGAGGCCGGTGGCATAGCCGGGGTGTAGGCTTCTGGAGATGGCGCCGGTGGTGTTGAAACCGACGGAGTTTCCGCCGCCGTCGGTGGCTTAGCTGGGGTGTAGGATCCTGGAGACGGTGCCAATGGCGGTGATACAAACGGAGGTTTCGCCGCCGGAGATGGCGACATCGGTGGCAGAGCTACCGGAGTCGGCGGGGCAGAAGGACGAGGGTTTTGGCTGTGGTTTCTCACCGCCAAAACAACGACAGTCAGTCTCTGCCCCTTCTCACAGTTTTGCTCCTTCCCACTGATGAAATAGAACGGCCCGGACCTATCAAAACTGAACTCAGAATCTCCGTCCTCCAATTTCTTCTCGGGATTCGTTTTGTTGCATTTGTCGAAATCGTCTTTTGTTTTCACCACCAACACAGAATCCGACCCTTTCTTATACTTGAAAactgcaaaacaaacaaaaacacaccactcaaaacataaatcaaccaaaaattaaTTCCCAAGTCAAAacgacaagaaaaaaaaaaaaatttaattaattaccgaGAGTATCGTTGACTTGGAACCTGTTTCTCCCAACCCAGTGGTCGTAGTTCTCGGAGGGATTCAATACCCACCCATCTTTTCCACCAACATAGAATTTATAGGccgaggaggaggaggatagAAAACCAGAACAGNNNNNNNNNNNNNNNNNNNNNNNNNNNNNNNNNNNNNNNNNNNNNNNNNNNNNNNNNNNNNNNNNNNNNNNNNNNNNNNNNNNNNNNNNNNNNNNNNNNNTCCATggacgaaaaaaagaaaagaaaagatttttcaaATGCTTAAAAAGCCAATACAGTTTTGGGATATATAAATActcaaatttaatataaaaaaaaaat
This genomic interval from Corylus avellana chromosome ca3, CavTom2PMs-1.0 contains the following:
- the LOC132175047 gene encoding early nodulin-like protein 2 (The sequence of the model RefSeq protein was modified relative to this genomic sequence to represent the inferred CDS: added 149 bases not found in genome assembly), which translates into the protein MDVSLHGNPFIIQPLPPSTSTSSTNILLRFHSLRMDYFHRQYFFLFFFLLCSGFLSSSSSAYKFYVGGKDGWVLNPSENYDHWVGRNRFQVNDTLVFKYKKGSDSVLVVKTKDDFDKCNKTNPEKKLEDGDSEFSFDRSGPFYFISGKEQNCEKGQRLTVVVLAVRNHSQNPRPSAPPTPVALPPMSPSPAAKPPFVSPPLAPSPGSYTPAKPPTAAETPSVSTPPAPSPEAYTPAMPPASPSPAATTPSISIPPALSPEAYTPASPSPAATTPSISIPPALSPEAYTPAMPPAATTPSISIPPALSPEAYTPALTPTSSSPAATPPSSAPSSEYSSPPEPTTQSPTTAPSSPANAPGTPSGNDTVPQPSPSSAWTINPKNLLVGSATLVLSVALCAF